Part of the Falco cherrug isolate bFalChe1 chromosome 1, bFalChe1.pri, whole genome shotgun sequence genome, CGGGCGCACTGGGGACACGACACACGGGACCGGGAGCAGCGGTACCGAGGACACCAGCACATGGGAACTGGGCGCACCGGTACCGAGAACACCGACACATGGGGACTGAGGCTCACCGGTACCGAGGACACCGGCACGGGGGGCACCGGACATGCCGGCGCCAGGCACGGGGGCGCCGGTACCGAGGACACCGGCACACGAAGACTGGGCGCACCAGCACAAAGGACACCGGCACGGGGGCACCGAGCGCACCGAGaccctcccccgcccccccccccgtacCGGCGCTCCCTGGGGCTGGCGGCGGGCGCGCGGCGGCGCCATGGCGGCGGCGGAAGCACGCGGCGCGGGCGGGACCGGaaggggcggggccggggcctccccgccccgggcagcgcggggccACGCGGGTGGCGGGGATGGGTGACTCCGCTCCCGCAGCCGCTCGGCAGCCCCCGCGGGGCCTCCGCCGGGCACGGGCGTCCTTCGTGGACGAGTCGCTGTTCGGCAGCCCCGCGggtgcccgcccgccgccgcccggcttCGCGCCTCCCTGGGCGGCCCGCGGCGGCCCCCGGCCGAGGAGCAGGTGCAGGTGAGCGGCGGCCCCGAGCgctcccgccggccccgcccggcccgctGTCCCGCCGTCTGGGGGCTCGCTCCGCGTCGGTGCCCCCGGGGGagcggcagcggggcggggggcgcggcggcccggcccctcgGTTCCCCCGGCGCGGGCGAGCGGGGCGGCGCTGGGCTGGCCCCGGGTGGCCCTCGGCAGGGCCCGGGGCGCAGCTCAGCGTCCCGCCGGGAGCCGCGGGGCTGCCGTTGCCCGCTCCGGTAACCGCGCGGCTTTCTCTGCTCGCTGCCCCGTGCAGGCCCCGGAGCCACACGCCGTCCTTCTGCGACGAGTCCCTCTTCGGTGCCCGGGCGCCGCGGATGAGGGAAGCAGACGTGGCCAAGCTCCATCCGCTGCTCTGGAGCCCTCCGCCCGCCCCCCAGGACCAGCCCGGCCTGGCCGCCCGCTCCCGGGGGACCCCCCTGAGAGCCGCCCACCCGCCGGCTCCTGCCTCTCCGCCGACAGCAGGCTTCGAGACGAGCCCAACGGGCAAGTCCTGCGGCTGGAAGCGGCCCGAGAGCAATTCTTGCTCCACAGGCCGGGGTGCTCCCGGCAGAGGCCGTGCCCAGTCTCTCTGCTGGCTGAGCACCCCCTCCGACGGGCTCCACCTGGCTTCAGACAACCTCAAGACAGAAAAGTGTAGAAAACGGAGCCCCGCGACAGCCCCCGTGACCCCCCCAGGCCCTCTGATGAGGGGTCGGTCAAAAAGCGTGTCTGGACCCTCTCTGGCCAGCAGCTCCAAGGCAGCGGGTGGCTGCAAACCCAGGCCTCCCTGGAAGTGAAGCCAAATGTCCCTCTGGGCATAAATACAGCCTTAGCCTACCCGAGACATCCCAAGTCCGTGAGGACCCCGGGCCTTTCCATGGCTGGAAACGAAGGAC contains:
- the RITA1 gene encoding RBPJ-interacting and tubulin-associated protein 1: MGDSAPAAARQPPRGLRRARASFVDESLFGSPAGARPPPPGFAPPWAARGGPRPRSRCRPRSHTPSFCDESLFGARAPRMREADVAKLHPLLWSPPPAPQDQPGLAARSRGTPLRAAHPPAPASPPTAGFETSPTGKSCGWKRPESNSCSTGRGAPGRGRAQSLCWLSTPSDGLHLASDNLKTEKCRKRSPATAPVTPPGPLMRGRSKSVSGPSLASSSKAAGGCKPRPPWK